A single genomic interval of Methylobacterium bullatum harbors:
- the flgH gene encoding Flagellar L-ring protein, protein MTDRSISLIKTPLSLAAILLACSALGACNTVDRLSQVGATPALSSIEDPTSQPGYRPVRLPMPDVQPVSYAPNSLWRTGSRAFFKDQRAARIGDLVTVKVNVTDRANLNNETKRSRSNAEGLGLPNAFGLENSAAVAAAGISPDKLIAGTSTSSSDGSGSVQRNETVTTNIAAIVNQVLPNGNLVVEGKQEIRINFEVRELIVAGVVRPEDIESDNTIDSSKIAQARIAYGGRGQITDVQQPRYGQQLVDILLPF, encoded by the coding sequence ATGACCGACCGTTCCATCTCCCTCATCAAGACGCCGCTCTCCCTCGCGGCGATCCTGCTGGCCTGCTCGGCCCTGGGCGCCTGCAATACGGTGGACCGGCTGTCGCAGGTCGGCGCCACCCCGGCGCTCTCCTCCATCGAGGATCCGACCTCGCAGCCGGGCTACCGCCCGGTGCGCCTGCCGATGCCGGACGTGCAGCCCGTCTCCTACGCACCCAATTCCCTCTGGCGGACGGGATCGCGCGCCTTCTTCAAGGATCAGCGCGCCGCCCGGATCGGCGACCTCGTGACGGTCAAGGTCAACGTCACCGACAGGGCCAACCTGAACAACGAGACGAAGCGCTCCCGCTCCAACGCGGAAGGCCTCGGGCTCCCCAACGCGTTCGGCCTGGAGAACAGCGCCGCCGTCGCCGCCGCCGGGATCAGCCCGGACAAGCTGATCGCCGGGACATCGACCTCGTCGAGCGACGGTTCGGGGTCGGTCCAACGCAACGAGACGGTGACGACCAACATCGCCGCCATCGTCAATCAGGTCCTGCCCAACGGGAACCTCGTGGTGGAGGGCAAGCAGGAGATCCGCATCAACTTCGAGGTGCGCGAACTCATCGTCGCCGGCGTGGTGCGGCCGGAGGACATCGAATCCGACAACACGATCGATTCCTCGAAGATCGCCCAGGCCCGCATCGCCTATGGCGGCCGCGGCCAGATCACCGACGTGCAGCAGCCCCGCTACGGCCAGCAGCTCGTGGACATCCTGCTGCCGTTCTGA